TGATGACCGGCACGTCGCTCGTCTGCCGCACCGTCTCGCACACCTGCCAGCCGTCGACGCGCGGCATCATGAGGTCGAGCACGAGCAGGTCCGGCTTGTGATCCTCCCACAGCCGCAGCGCCTCGGCTCCGTTGTGCGCGGTTTGGACGGCGTAGCCTTCCCGCTCCAAATATCTGCGGCATACATCGGTAATATTCGTTTCGTCATCCGCAATTAAGATTGTGCCGGCCATGGCTGTACCTCCGTTTCGGCAATGTGTTTACATTTATTATACATGGGCGCGAGAAGGGCGAACATCCCGCTGGATTCCTCTTTAGTTTACCGAAGGCGTGTAACGGTTCGCGAACGGATGTCTTAATGAAATCGAACGAAAAGATTACGAAAGTATTAACTGATAACCATTGGTTAGTCAAACGGCGAACGAAGAACGGGAGGTTCACCACCGGCGCCTAATTACCGGGTGAACCTCCCGTATCGATGTCGATGTCGAACCTTCAATCGACCAAACCGCCGCGAATGGCGATCACAACCGCCTGCGTGCGGTCTGCGGCCTGAAGCTTGCCCAGAATGCGATGTACGTGCGTTTTTACCGTACCCTCCGAGATGTGCAGCGTTTCGGCAATTTCGAAGTTCCGTTTGCCGTAAGCCATCATTTGCAGCACCTCCAGCTCCTTCTCCGTGAGCGGTTCACCCGAGGCAGTGGATACGGCTGCACGATCCCGTTCCGTCCGCTCCGTCTTCATCGCCTGGGCCAGCGCTTTGGAAGCCGTCGTGCTGTGGTAAATGGCCGAACCGCGGTGCGCCATGCGGATGCCCTCCAGCAGCGTTTTCGTATCGGAATCCTTCAGCAGATAACCGGTCGCACCTGCCCGGATGCCTTCAGCCACATAGGTTTGGACATCGAAAGTAGTAAGCAGCATCACTTTGATGCCGGCGCCGGCGGACTGGATTTCGCGCGTTGCCTCAATCCCGCTTTGCCCCGGCATTTCGATGTCCATCAGCACGAGATCCGGCTTCAGCTTCAAGGCGAGGGAGACCGCTTCCACGCCGTCGCCCGCTTCACCGGTCACTTCCATATCCGGCTGCGCCCCGATAATAAACCGGAGCCCTTGCCGGACGATCGGCTGGTCGTCCGCCAGCATGATGCGGATCACGCCCTGCAGCGTTTCCTCCTTCTCCGGCACCGACTACCCCTCCCCTTCGATCGGAATTTCCGCCCGCACGGCAAGCCCGTGCGGAGGATTGAACGCCCAGGTCAGGCGGCCGCCCGCCGCTTCGCAGCGCTGAATCATGCCCTTGATTCCGAAATCCGGCTGCAGGTCCGTATCGCCCGAAACGATCCCGTCGTCGGTTACGTGCATGACAATGGCTCCGTTCTCCTTCTGCAGGCCGATGCGGACGGTCCCGGCATGCGAATGCTTCATCGCGTTCGTGAGCGCTTCCTGCAGGATGCGATAAAGCGCCGTGCCGGCAGCCATCGGCAGCTCGGGGAAAACGTCCTCGTCGCATTCGAACTGAACATGGATTCCCGAATGCGCGGCGCATTGGCTGACCAATCCCCGCAGCGCGCTCAGGCTGAGCCCGGATTCGTCGGCGCTCCAGTCGCGGACGGCCGAGCGAATTTCGCCCATCGCCTGCCGCGCAACGCCAAGCATGACCGGAACCTGCTCCGCCGCTTCTTCGGCCCTGCCGGGAAGCATCATTTCCACTGCCTGCAGCTGAATGATGAGCGAGGTCAGCTGATGGCCGATGCCGTCGTGGATGTCCCGGGCCAGGCGGGTCCGTTCGGACAGCGCCGCATACCTCATCGAATGCACCGCTACCTCCTGCAGCTCGAGATGGGCCTGCTGCAGATGCCAATGGGCTTCGTGAAGCTCATGCAGATGCCGTTTGCTGATGCGTGCGCCCTCCTTGAAAAACGAAATGCCCCTGGTGCCCAAATACAGCCCGATCGGGCCGAACAAATAATTGACGGGGTCCGGCGCATAGCGATTCATGAAACAGATTGCGGCCAAGGTCGCCGCCAGTCCCGCAACGGAACTCCTTATCAGCCGCTGCGGCGTGATGCCGAGAAGCCAAATCAGCGGCCACAGCATGCTCGATACGTAATTGCCGTTCGCAAAGCCGGTCCCCGGGTCGGGATGGCGGTAATCGAGAACAAGCGCGCCGAGCAGAATCAGTACGGTCAGGGCGGCATACTGCCGAAAGCTCCATTTCTCATGGTGAAGCCAAATAAAAACCATATAGGCCGCCAGCACGACCGCGATCACGATCCCGTCAGCCCACGCCAAGGCGGTATGCTTGCCGTATTGGACGAACAGAAACACCGTGGCGATCGTTACAACCAAACGGACGGGCAATTGCCCCATGGCAGGCCTCAACTCCTCGACGATTCTCCAAGACTGATGATTTTAGTCTAATCGGTGAGCCGGCGCTTTGTCTATGGCGGCCGTTACCGCACCGCGCGCGAAGAAAATGCCGAAAATCGAGAAGAAAATTTGGACATACGACGAATCGCCGCTGTTTGCCAAATGGGAGGCAACGCTCGCCGCGAGGATTCCTTTCAACGCCACCAATACGACGAAGGACAGGATGACGATGACGTTTCTGCGCATCTTGCTCATTCGGCCCTGTCTCGCTTTGACGATGGCGAAGGCTTGCACCGCGCCCGCCACAAATCCAAACAGGACAAAAAGGGCCAGGATGGACCAATCGGCCGGTCCCATTCCCTGAACCCGGTACGAAAATACAATGCCAACGATTAGAGATACCAGCGCGATCCGCATCATTCGGTTTTTTACGATCATTTTAACAGCCTCCGCTCGGATAATTTCGCTTGTGTTTCAGCTGTTTTCATCATACTGCGGAGGCCGAGCTCGCCGCGTCTACCGCCGGCTGGATTTTCATCCCGGCCGGGTCTATCCGCAGATAGACGGCGCGCGGCTTGGTACGACACTTGTCGGTCATCCTGTCAACCGCCGGCTTATACCGCTTTCTTAACGAAATAGATCCAGCCGGAGGCCAGAAACAGTACGAAGCTTCCGCCGATGACGAGCAGCAGCGTCGCCGCAGGTACGGCAAACGCGCCGTAATTGTAATTGCCGGCATGCGGCATCATGGCGAGCAGCGGCTGCGCCCATGGATAATACGGGCCGTAATGCGCTGAATTGACGATCAGCAGGTTCGGAATCGTGAATATCACATTCACGGCCATCGGGGCCGCGAAATTCGGCCATGCCGTCGATACGGCAAGCTGCAGCGCCGCAAGCGGCAGGCAGGCGGCCCAGCCGCCGGCGGCCGAACGCAGCAGCTCCGCCCAGGGCACCTCTCCGGCGAACCCGAGCGACGTGCCGATCAGCAGCAGCGCCGCCAGAAACAGCAGCTGCGTTACGGCGATCAGCAGCATGACGAACAGAAATTTCACGAGATACACCTGACTTCGGGAAACCGGCAGCGCCAGCAGCTGCTTCCATCCGCCGCCGGCATGCTCATACCGGCAAACGAGTCCGGCGAAAATACCGGTAAGCATCGGCAGAAACAAGAGCGCATGCAGCGCCGCCATCAGCTGGAGCGCCGTCAGCCAAGGGGCGCCCGTCTGAACGGTGCTCTGCGCGTTCAGCAGGACGACGAGCCCCGCGGCAATCGGGCTGACGACCGCAAGCAGCCATACGACGGTGCCGCGCACCTTGAGCCACTCGGAACGAATCATGCGAATCATCTACTTCACATCCTTCCGGGCGAAATGGACCGCGCCGGCCAGCAGCAGAACAGCGCCGAGCGCAATGCCGGCGGCGACCGGATAAAGCGGATGGTCCGCCGTGCCGACCAGGTACGGCCAATAATACGGCATCGCGTCGCCGAAGCGGCTGGCGAACAGGGAAAAGACGGTGCCCGCGATGCCGAAGGTCAGCGGCACGGCCTGGTTCTGGATCGTGACGGACAACCATACCTGCAGCGCGATGAAGGGTACGATCGCCAAAAAAGGGTAAAAGGCCTTTTCGAGCAGCTGTACATACGGAAGACTCGACATGTTGAGGCCCAGCGCGGCGCCGAACGCCGCCGTACCGGCCGCAAGGAGCGTGCTGGAGCACAAGAGCAGCAGCGCATTCAGCAAAAATTTGCCCGTGAATACCTGAGTCCGGGTGACCGGCAGCGCCAGCGTCATTTTCCAGGCGTTCGTCTGGTGCTCGATCCCCGCCGTCATGGAGGTGATGATCGCAAGTCCCATGAACAGCGTCGGCACCATGAGCGAGAAGACGTTGGAGAAGACGCCGCCCCACGGATCAGCCTTATAAATCTTCATCAAATAGTCGTAGCGAAGGCCGAAATTGACCGCCTGCAGCCCGACTACCCCAAGCGGCCCGAGAAAGATCAGAAACCAGATCATCTTCCTGCGAATCTTAAGCAGCTCGGCGGAAAGCACCCGCAGCGTCATAAGCTCCCCTCCCCGCCGGTCATGCCGAGGAAGATGCTCTCAAGCGAAGCGCCCTCCTCCTCCACCCGGTAGACGGCGAAATCGTTTCGCACGAGGGCGGCGACCATCGCGGCGACGGTCTCGTCGGGCGCCATGTCGACGGTCAGCCGGCTCCGGTCCCAATCGGCTTTGTACCCGCCGGCGAGCAGCAGCCGCCAGGCCTCCTCCGGATCGCTGACGCCAAGCCGGATTTTGCTCTGCGCCCGCTGCCGCAGCGTATCGATTTTATCCTGGAAAATGATCTGCCCTTTGGCGATAATGCCGACCCGTGTCGCCATCTGCTCGATCTCCGACAGCAGGTGACTCGAGACGAGCACCGTAACGCCCTGCTCGCGGGGCAGGCTCTTGATCAGCTCGCGGATCTCGAGGATGCCCGCCGGATCGAGCCCGTTCGTCGGCTCGTCCAGGATGAGCAGCTCCGGCTTGCCGAGCAGCGCGGTCGCGATGCCGAGCCTTTGCTTCATGCCGAGCGAATAGCCCTTGACGGCCCGCTTCGCCTCCTTGGTCAGGCGGACCGTGGCGAGCGCCTCGTCGATGCGCGATTTGGGGACGTCCAGCAGCCGGCGCACCGCCTCCAAATTTTCGACCGCGCTCAAATGGCCGTAATACGAAGGATATTCGACCAGTGAGCCGACCTTGCGAAGGACGGCCATCCGGTGCTTGCGCATATCCCGGCCGAAGATGCGGATACCCCCGTGCGTCGGCTTCGCCAGACCGAGCAGCATGCGGATCGTCGTCGTTTTGCCCGCGCCGTTCGGCCCGAGAAAGCCGTAAATATCCCCTTTTGCCATTTGAATGTTCACATCGCTGACGACGGCTCTTCCGCCCAGCTTCTTCGTGAGCCGCTCCGTCTGCAAAATCCATTCGTTCATTGCTGATCACCTCGGTAACAATCGTAATCGGTCAAGTTTAAAGCAAAGCGGTGGCGGCGTTTAAAATCCGTTTAAAATTCGTCCGCCCAATGCCGGTTTTCGGCCAAAAAAGAGACCGCCCCCGTGACCGGCGGTGTTTGCTGCATCGCACCTAGCAGTAATTTGTTCCCGCGCTCTTGGCCTGATCGTTTCACTTCACTCAAATGCTGAAGGTATGGCGGTTGACAAATCCGGGTAAAATTGTGTACAGTATTGCAAACGAATGGTTATACATGCTTGGAAGGGAATCAGTAGCTTTCGACACGTTGTCCCAGAGAGCCGGCGGCTGGTGCGAGCCGGTGCAAGTGCGAAGGTGAATTACGTCCTGGAGCATCCCGGTCCGAAACTGCCGCGCGCAGAAGGACGAGACGGCGGTCGGCCGTTATCCGATTGAGCGGAGCGTGCCGAGGCATGCTCAATGAGGGTGGTACCGCGAGAACTCGTCCCTGTCTTTGAGACAGGGGCGTTTTTTATTTTTTATCCTATCGGAGGTAAGAGGGGTATGGCGAATATGACAGCAGCAGGCGTCGATCTATTGGAGGATTTGGAGTACCGCGGCCTGATTTACCAGGTGACGGACCGCGAAGGGCTGGACAAAAAGCTGAAGGAAGGGCGGGTCACGCTGTACAGCGGCTACGACCCGACGGCAGACAGCCTGCATATCGGGCACCTGCTGCCGATCTTGATCCTGCGCCGCTTTCAGGAGGCGGGACATAACGCGATCGCGCTGGTCGGCGGCGGCACGGGCCTTATCGGCGATCCGAGCGGCCGTTCGTCGGAGCGTACGCTGAATACGGCGGATACCGTGGCGATGTGGACGGAAAGTCTGAAGCGGCAGCTGACGCGCTTTCTGGATTTTGAACGCAAGGATAATCCGGCCAAGCTCGTGAGCAACTACGATTGGCTTGCGCCGCTGGATATGATCACGTTCCTGCGGGATATCGGCAAAAACTTCACGGTCAACTATATGCTGGCGAAGGATTCCGTCGATTCGCGCCTTGCGAACGGGATCTCTTTTACGGAATTCAGCTACATGATTCTGCAGTCGTACGATTTCTACAAGCTGCATGTCGATCATGGCGTCACCCTGCAGGTTGGCGGCAGCGACCAATGGGGCAACATTACGGCGGGCCTCGACCTGATCGGCAAAATGGGCGGGGGCGGCGCCTTCGGCCTGACGCTCCCGCTCGTAACGAAGAGCGACGGCAAGAAATTCGGCAAGTCCGAATCGGGCGCCGTGTGGCTGGACCGCAGCAAAACGTCGGTCTACCAGTTCTACCAGTTCTGGATCAACACCGACGACAACGACGTCATCAAGTTTCTGAAATACTTCACTTTCCTGACTCGCGATCAGATCGAGGCGCTTGAAGAGGAGCTGAAGCAGGCGCCCGAAAAGCGAATCGCCCAGCGGGAGCTTGCCCGCGAGGTTACGCGTTTGGTGCATGGCGAAGACGCGCTCGTCAGCGCCGAGAACATTACGCAGGCGCTGTTCTCCGGAGACGTTACCCAGCTGAAAGAGGAAGAGCTGGTCGAGGCGCTGCAGGATATGCCGACCACCGTGCTGTCCGGGCGGACCGAAATCGGCCTGATCGACCTGCTGGTCGAGACGAAGGCGGCGCCTTCCCGCCGCCAGGCGAAGCAGGACATCGAGAGCGGCGCTGTGCACGTTAACGGCGTCAAAACGACCGCTGCGGACGCCGTGATCACCGCCGGCGAGCGGCTGCACGGCAAGTTCATCGTCCTGCGCCGCGGCAAAAAGAATTACTTCCTGGTGCGCTGCGAGCCGTAAACACCGGCCTTCCCGCACCAAGCCAACTGGCCTTGCCGCAGCAAGGCCAGTTTATTTTGGCATGGTAAGGGACTTTATAGGTAGTTCACGGTACTATCTTGATCTATTTATCAATTGATCGAATTTGCAATCTCACTCATTTTTTCCTTCTTTAAATTTCCACTGTCCATTTGTAAATAAGTCCCATCTTGTACCCATCGTAAATATCCCCCGGGTTTGTTATGAACCCAAGGGACAAATCTCGCTTCAACTCCGCTTATGTTAGCTTTCTCCCCACTTAAATCAAATTTAAAATTCTCAACCACAGTTCTGGTTTTACTCGTTTTATTACGAACAT
This genomic window from Paenibacillus humicola contains:
- a CDS encoding ABC transporter ATP-binding protein, which produces MNEWILQTERLTKKLGGRAVVSDVNIQMAKGDIYGFLGPNGAGKTTTIRMLLGLAKPTHGGIRIFGRDMRKHRMAVLRKVGSLVEYPSYYGHLSAVENLEAVRRLLDVPKSRIDEALATVRLTKEAKRAVKGYSLGMKQRLGIATALLGKPELLILDEPTNGLDPAGILEIRELIKSLPREQGVTVLVSSHLLSEIEQMATRVGIIAKGQIIFQDKIDTLRQRAQSKIRLGVSDPEEAWRLLLAGGYKADWDRSRLTVDMAPDETVAAMVAALVRNDFAVYRVEEEGASLESIFLGMTGGEGSL
- the tyrS gene encoding tyrosine--tRNA ligase, producing the protein MTAAGVDLLEDLEYRGLIYQVTDREGLDKKLKEGRVTLYSGYDPTADSLHIGHLLPILILRRFQEAGHNAIALVGGGTGLIGDPSGRSSERTLNTADTVAMWTESLKRQLTRFLDFERKDNPAKLVSNYDWLAPLDMITFLRDIGKNFTVNYMLAKDSVDSRLANGISFTEFSYMILQSYDFYKLHVDHGVTLQVGGSDQWGNITAGLDLIGKMGGGGAFGLTLPLVTKSDGKKFGKSESGAVWLDRSKTSVYQFYQFWINTDDNDVIKFLKYFTFLTRDQIEALEEELKQAPEKRIAQRELAREVTRLVHGEDALVSAENITQALFSGDVTQLKEEELVEALQDMPTTVLSGRTEIGLIDLLVETKAAPSRRQAKQDIESGAVHVNGVKTTAADAVITAGERLHGKFIVLRRGKKNYFLVRCEP
- a CDS encoding DUF4367 domain-containing protein, with amino-acid sequence MNSLLHRASRWLVKIKREETIIDVRNKTSKTRTVVENFKFDLSGEKANISGVEARFVPWVHNKPGGYLRWVQDGTYLQMDSGNLKKEKMSEIANSIN
- a CDS encoding response regulator, whose product is MLADDQPIVRQGLRFIIGAQPDMEVTGEAGDGVEAVSLALKLKPDLVLMDIEMPGQSGIEATREIQSAGAGIKVMLLTTFDVQTYVAEGIRAGATGYLLKDSDTKTLLEGIRMAHRGSAIYHSTTASKALAQAMKTERTERDRAAVSTASGEPLTEKELEVLQMMAYGKRNFEIAETLHISEGTVKTHVHRILGKLQAADRTQAVVIAIRGGLVD
- a CDS encoding ABC transporter permease; translation: MTLRVLSAELLKIRRKMIWFLIFLGPLGVVGLQAVNFGLRYDYLMKIYKADPWGGVFSNVFSLMVPTLFMGLAIITSMTAGIEHQTNAWKMTLALPVTRTQVFTGKFLLNALLLLCSSTLLAAGTAAFGAALGLNMSSLPYVQLLEKAFYPFLAIVPFIALQVWLSVTIQNQAVPLTFGIAGTVFSLFASRFGDAMPYYWPYLVGTADHPLYPVAAGIALGAVLLLAGAVHFARKDVK
- a CDS encoding sensor histidine kinase; translation: MGQLPVRLVVTIATVFLFVQYGKHTALAWADGIVIAVVLAAYMVFIWLHHEKWSFRQYAALTVLILLGALVLDYRHPDPGTGFANGNYVSSMLWPLIWLLGITPQRLIRSSVAGLAATLAAICFMNRYAPDPVNYLFGPIGLYLGTRGISFFKEGARISKRHLHELHEAHWHLQQAHLELQEVAVHSMRYAALSERTRLARDIHDGIGHQLTSLIIQLQAVEMMLPGRAEEAAEQVPVMLGVARQAMGEIRSAVRDWSADESGLSLSALRGLVSQCAAHSGIHVQFECDEDVFPELPMAAGTALYRILQEALTNAMKHSHAGTVRIGLQKENGAIVMHVTDDGIVSGDTDLQPDFGIKGMIQRCEAAGGRLTWAFNPPHGLAVRAEIPIEGEG
- a CDS encoding ABC transporter permease, which produces MIRMIRSEWLKVRGTVVWLLAVVSPIAAGLVVLLNAQSTVQTGAPWLTALQLMAALHALLFLPMLTGIFAGLVCRYEHAGGGWKQLLALPVSRSQVYLVKFLFVMLLIAVTQLLFLAALLLIGTSLGFAGEVPWAELLRSAAGGWAACLPLAALQLAVSTAWPNFAAPMAVNVIFTIPNLLIVNSAHYGPYYPWAQPLLAMMPHAGNYNYGAFAVPAATLLLVIGGSFVLFLASGWIYFVKKAV